The Deferrivibrio essentukiensis genome has a segment encoding these proteins:
- a CDS encoding GntR family transcriptional regulator: MKDISIDNATLSEKIAETIRGYILSGTLKPGDRLTEPKLSEMLGISRTPIREALRLLEMEGFVEIFPRRGAVVSVITDKDVDEIFVLKMKLESLAARLAVKNLTNEDIKKLEDINEKMEKYSLTKNVANLIKLNSEFHNLFISKCNNLRLVKFLESLLRQFKRATAYSFTETGRILKVLDEHKEIIEAFEERDADRVEKLVERHIRSGWAFISNKVAGKAV, translated from the coding sequence ATGAAGGATATATCTATTGATAATGCCACGTTAAGTGAAAAGATAGCTGAAACCATTAGAGGTTATATTTTAAGCGGCACATTAAAGCCCGGTGACAGACTTACGGAGCCCAAGCTTTCAGAAATGCTCGGAATAAGTAGGACACCCATCAGAGAGGCACTGAGACTCTTAGAGATGGAAGGGTTTGTGGAAATATTTCCGAGGAGAGGTGCTGTTGTTTCTGTGATAACAGATAAGGATGTTGATGAAATATTTGTTTTGAAAATGAAACTGGAGTCATTGGCTGCAAGGTTAGCTGTTAAAAACTTGACCAATGAAGATATAAAAAAGTTAGAAGATATAAATGAGAAAATGGAAAAATACTCTTTGACGAAAAATGTGGCAAATTTGATAAAGTTAAATTCTGAGTTTCATAATCTATTTATAAGTAAGTGTAACAATTTAAGGCTTGTAAAATTTCTTGAAAGTTTGCTTAGACAATTTAAAAGGGCAACCGCTTACTCATTTACTGAAACAGGAAGGATTTTAAAGGTGCTTGATGAGCATAAAGAGATAATTGAGGCGTTTGAGGAGAGGGATGCTGATAGGGTGGAAAAGCTTGTTGAAAGACATATAAGAAGTGGTTGGGCCTTTATATCAAATAAAGTTGCCGGTAAAGCTGTTTAA
- a CDS encoding GntR family transcriptional regulator has protein sequence MTQNIYFYESKPLREVIADRIRSDIIKGVYADGERLVEPKLAETLGISRTPIREALRQLESEGFIEIVPRRGAVVKTITIKDLDDLYAIKANLEGLAANQATLNITREEIEKLKLINEKFFSLSKSSKNIVDEYLSYNIDFHNIFIIASKNNKLIEILEGLSKNFQRFKGILVAKADRSKDAYVEHQKVIEAFEKKDPVLAENTVREHIKSSWKYLRKFINKEDNL, from the coding sequence GTGACTCAGAATATTTATTTTTATGAATCTAAACCTCTCAGAGAGGTGATTGCCGACAGAATTAGATCAGATATTATTAAAGGCGTTTATGCCGACGGTGAGAGGCTTGTTGAACCTAAACTTGCTGAGACACTGGGTATAAGCAGGACACCAATAAGGGAAGCTTTGCGGCAACTTGAGAGTGAAGGGTTTATTGAAATCGTCCCAAGAAGAGGGGCTGTAGTTAAGACCATTACTATTAAAGATTTGGACGATTTGTACGCAATAAAGGCAAATCTTGAGGGTTTGGCGGCTAATCAAGCAACTTTAAACATTACTCGTGAAGAAATTGAAAAATTAAAACTTATTAATGAAAAATTTTTTAGTTTATCAAAGAGTAGTAAGAATATTGTAGATGAGTATTTGTCGTACAATATTGATTTCCATAATATTTTTATCATAGCTTCTAAGAACAATAAGTTAATAGAAATTTTAGAAGGGCTTTCCAAAAACTTTCAAAGGTTTAAAGGGATATTGGTTGCTAAAGCCGATAGGTCTAAAGATGCATATGTGGAACATCAGAAAGTTATTGAGGCATTTGAGAAAAAAGATCCAGTGTTGGCTGAAAATACCGTAAGGGAGCACATTAAAAGCAGTTGGAAATATCTTCGTAAATTTATTAATAAAGAGGATAATCTATGA
- the rlmB gene encoding 23S rRNA (guanosine(2251)-2'-O)-methyltransferase RlmB, protein MLIYGKNALFEALKAHTKIKEIFLRDGVTILNNVNIDKIKVTVLKKNDFELKFPDKNQGVVADIDFKTYDFYDVVEELKDEKCVAVLDHIQDPHNYGAIIRAGHCFGVKFFIVAKDNQCKITPTVFKTSAGSLIYSKVVEVVNIAKTLDEIKKMDFYVYAADVHTERYISSVSSDGKKAVVIGSEGNGIRPNVLKRADIIFKIPMVSNIDSLNASQSAAIAFYELCGKWHG, encoded by the coding sequence ATGTTAATTTATGGGAAAAATGCACTGTTTGAAGCTTTAAAAGCTCATACAAAAATAAAAGAGATTTTTTTAAGGGATGGAGTGACGATTCTTAATAATGTGAATATTGATAAAATTAAGGTTACAGTTTTGAAAAAAAATGATTTTGAGCTAAAATTTCCTGACAAAAACCAAGGGGTAGTTGCTGATATAGATTTTAAAACTTATGATTTTTATGATGTAGTTGAAGAGTTAAAAGATGAAAAATGTGTTGCGGTATTGGATCATATTCAAGACCCACATAACTATGGAGCAATTATTAGGGCAGGTCATTGCTTTGGAGTAAAATTTTTCATTGTTGCCAAAGATAATCAATGCAAGATTACGCCCACTGTATTTAAAACGAGTGCCGGGAGTTTAATTTACTCTAAAGTTGTAGAAGTTGTTAATATAGCAAAGACTTTGGATGAGATAAAAAAAATGGATTTTTATGTTTATGCGGCTGATGTGCATACGGAGAGATATATTTCTTCCGTTAGCAGTGATGGAAAGAAGGCTGTTGTTATTGGTTCTGAAGGTAACGGTATTAGACCTAATGTTTTAAAAAGAGCTGATATAATTTTTAAAATACCTATGGTTTCAAACATAGATTCTTTAAATGCATCTCAAAGTGCGGCAATAGCTTTTTACGAGCTCTGTGGTAAGTGGCATGGATAA
- a CDS encoding nucleoside recognition domain-containing protein, which translates to MKILEHILNGFKNGIKISKKIVIFTFPFYLLVDILKQTEILGAIGSFFSPLMKLIGLPGEASIAMISGMSLNLYAAIAAMQPLDLTVKQITIIGLFLGIAHNLIIETVILTRTGVRAFPVLLTRLLTAFLAAFTVNILWI; encoded by the coding sequence ATGAAAATATTAGAACATATCTTAAACGGTTTCAAGAACGGAATTAAAATCAGCAAAAAAATAGTAATTTTTACATTCCCCTTTTATCTTTTGGTAGATATTTTAAAGCAGACAGAAATACTTGGAGCAATCGGCTCGTTTTTTTCCCCTTTGATGAAGCTTATAGGTCTTCCAGGGGAAGCTTCAATTGCTATGATTTCCGGCATGTCACTCAATCTATATGCTGCAATCGCAGCTATGCAGCCTCTTGACTTGACAGTCAAGCAGATAACTATCATTGGACTTTTTTTAGGGATAGCTCACAACCTTATCATTGAAACAGTTATTCTAACGAGGACAGGGGTCAGAGCATTTCCGGTATTATTAACAAGATTATTAACTGCATTTCTTGCAGCTTTTACGGTAAACATTTTATGGATATAA
- a CDS encoding nucleoside recognition protein, with protein MDITIFEPLKNALYLCVKLTGIIVMLMIVYEFYENSKLYKLSQDILNKPFSFIGIKSNASITMVVGLVLGIAYGAGILIKNAMSGNMSQKEIILTSIFLSVCHAVFEDTLLFVAVGANGFIIIGIRIVLAFIIILFLNKYFSKSETV; from the coding sequence ATGGATATAACAATCTTCGAGCCCCTAAAGAATGCACTTTATCTTTGTGTAAAATTAACAGGTATAATCGTTATGTTAATGATAGTTTATGAATTTTATGAAAATTCAAAACTGTATAAATTGTCCCAAGATATTCTAAACAAACCATTTAGCTTCATAGGAATAAAATCTAACGCATCGATAACTATGGTCGTAGGTCTTGTTTTGGGAATAGCTTACGGAGCAGGTATATTAATCAAAAACGCCATGTCAGGTAATATGAGCCAAAAAGAAATCATTTTAACTTCAATATTTTTAAGCGTGTGCCATGCTGTCTTTGAAGATACGCTCCTCTTCGTAGCAGTCGGAGCAAACGGGTTTATAATAATAGGTATTAGAATAGTATTAGCATTTATCATCATACTTTTTCTTAACAAATATTTTTCAAAATCAGAGACTGTCTAA
- the ileS gene encoding isoleucine--tRNA ligase, whose product MEYKDTLNLPNTNFPMKANLSNSEPERIKKWEKSNLYHKIISTRNKNKRYILHDGPPYANGHIHIGHALNKILKDFIVKVKTLEGYYSPYVPGWDCHGLPIEHQVDKLLGKKKYEMEKSQIRKECRKYAEKFIDIQREEFKRLGVLGEWENPYITMDYVYEAVTLKELYKFFKNKGVYKGLKPIYWCTSCVTALAEAEVEYDNHTSNSIYVKFPVRKETAKKLDLPENTSIVIWTTTPWTLPANLGVAFNPNYQYSLVEIIETENKNLSVGEHIVVATELLEKLLEIFNITSHKEIKRVSGSDFENEKAKHPFYDRDSLMILGDHVTLEQGTGIVHTAPGHGQEDYEVGLKYGLEILNPVDDNGLFKKDTEIFAGEHIVKANDKIIAYMDENGTLLNSGKVDHSYPHCWRCKSPVVFRATPQWFISMEQNDLRKKTLEEIKKIKWIPNWGENRITAMIENRPDWCISRQRTWGVPIAVFLCQECGEVVINDDIMDKVYNAFLEHGADAWFDFDNEYFLGKDFKCPHCNSDKIRKETDILDVWFDSGVSHAAVCETREELGWPANMYLEGSDQHRGWFHSTILESVGTRGKAPYSEVLTHGFVVDGSGKKMSKSLGNVVTPEEIIKKYGAEILRLWVAAEDYTEDVRISQNIIKRLVEAYRKIRNSCKYILGNISDFNPDTDMVDFANLLDIDKYMLMKWQNVKKRIYNAFDNYQFHVFFHTLNNFCVNDLSAFYHDIIKDRLYCYKKDSRFRRSAQTVNFIILKELCILMSPILSFTADEVWEYLPNYKGKPEYVFMENFAEVDESIYDESIYNKWNQLYEIKKDVNKALELKRAEKVIGHPLDAKVTIGAKKDILDILSADEGIEKIFIVSEVELKNFDDVEGGYIPEDKKIKIFVEASSNEKCERCWIKSETVGKFEDHKTICERCYQAIS is encoded by the coding sequence ATGGAATACAAAGATACTTTAAATTTACCTAACACCAATTTTCCGATGAAGGCCAATTTGAGCAATAGTGAGCCTGAACGGATAAAAAAGTGGGAAAAATCTAACTTATACCATAAAATAATTTCAACAAGAAACAAAAATAAAAGATATATTTTACACGATGGCCCACCCTATGCAAATGGTCATATCCATATTGGACACGCCCTTAATAAAATCCTAAAAGACTTTATTGTCAAAGTTAAAACCCTTGAAGGTTACTACTCACCATACGTACCGGGATGGGATTGTCACGGCCTTCCTATTGAACATCAAGTTGATAAACTCCTCGGCAAGAAAAAGTATGAAATGGAAAAATCACAAATAAGAAAAGAGTGCAGAAAATACGCTGAAAAATTTATCGACATACAAAGGGAAGAATTTAAAAGGCTTGGAGTTTTAGGTGAATGGGAAAATCCTTATATTACAATGGATTATGTTTATGAGGCTGTTACTCTAAAAGAACTTTATAAGTTTTTTAAAAATAAAGGTGTTTATAAAGGATTAAAGCCTATTTACTGGTGTACAAGTTGTGTGACTGCTTTAGCAGAAGCAGAGGTAGAATACGATAACCACACATCTAACTCAATCTATGTAAAATTTCCTGTAAGAAAAGAAACTGCTAAAAAGTTAGATTTACCAGAGAATACAAGTATTGTAATATGGACTACTACCCCTTGGACATTACCTGCAAATTTAGGTGTGGCATTCAACCCAAATTATCAATACTCGTTAGTCGAAATAATTGAAACAGAAAACAAAAACCTTTCCGTCGGTGAACATATTGTTGTAGCTACAGAGCTTTTAGAAAAATTATTGGAAATCTTCAATATCACTTCACATAAAGAGATAAAAAGGGTTAGCGGCTCTGATTTTGAAAACGAAAAAGCTAAACATCCTTTCTATGATAGAGATTCTTTAATGATTCTTGGTGACCATGTCACTCTTGAACAAGGTACAGGAATTGTCCATACTGCACCTGGGCATGGTCAAGAGGACTATGAAGTTGGCTTGAAATATGGACTTGAAATATTAAACCCTGTTGATGATAACGGATTATTTAAAAAGGATACTGAAATCTTTGCCGGTGAACATATTGTCAAGGCAAATGATAAAATAATTGCTTACATGGATGAAAATGGAACACTTTTAAATTCCGGAAAAGTTGACCACTCTTATCCCCACTGTTGGAGATGTAAAAGTCCTGTAGTTTTCAGAGCAACACCGCAATGGTTTATATCAATGGAGCAAAATGACTTGAGGAAAAAAACATTAGAAGAAATTAAGAAAATTAAATGGATTCCAAATTGGGGTGAAAATAGAATAACTGCTATGATTGAAAATAGGCCGGATTGGTGTATTTCAAGACAAAGGACTTGGGGTGTGCCAATCGCAGTATTTTTATGTCAGGAATGTGGGGAAGTGGTTATAAATGATGATATTATGGATAAAGTTTATAATGCATTTTTAGAGCATGGTGCTGATGCGTGGTTTGACTTTGATAATGAATATTTTCTTGGAAAAGATTTTAAATGCCCTCACTGTAATTCAGATAAAATCAGAAAAGAAACTGACATATTAGACGTTTGGTTTGATTCAGGCGTTAGCCATGCGGCAGTCTGTGAAACAAGAGAAGAGCTTGGTTGGCCTGCGAATATGTATCTTGAAGGGAGTGACCAGCATAGAGGGTGGTTTCACAGCACTATTTTAGAAAGTGTCGGGACACGAGGAAAAGCACCATATTCTGAAGTGTTGACACACGGATTTGTGGTTGATGGCAGTGGTAAAAAAATGTCAAAATCACTCGGTAATGTGGTGACACCTGAAGAAATCATCAAAAAATATGGAGCTGAAATTTTAAGGCTTTGGGTAGCTGCAGAAGATTACACAGAAGATGTTAGAATCTCCCAAAATATTATCAAAAGGCTTGTAGAAGCGTACAGAAAAATCAGAAATTCTTGTAAATACATCTTGGGCAATATTTCAGATTTTAATCCTGATACGGATATGGTAGATTTTGCCAATTTACTTGATATCGATAAATATATGTTAATGAAATGGCAAAACGTCAAAAAAAGAATCTATAACGCTTTTGACAACTATCAGTTTCATGTGTTTTTCCATACATTGAATAATTTTTGCGTAAACGATTTGTCAGCATTTTACCATGATATTATCAAAGACAGGCTTTACTGCTACAAGAAAGATTCAAGATTCAGACGATCAGCTCAAACTGTAAATTTCATAATTCTCAAAGAGCTTTGTATCCTGATGTCGCCTATTTTATCATTCACTGCCGATGAAGTATGGGAATATTTACCTAACTATAAAGGTAAACCGGAATATGTATTTATGGAAAATTTTGCTGAAGTAGATGAATCTATTTATGATGAATCTATTTACAATAAATGGAATCAACTTTATGAAATTAAAAAAGATGTCAATAAGGCACTTGAGCTTAAGAGAGCCGAAAAAGTAATAGGACACCCACTTGATGCAAAAGTAACAATAGGTGCAAAAAAGGATATTTTAGATATATTATCTGCTGATGAAGGCATTGAAAAGATATTTATCGTCTCTGAAGTTGAACTCAAAAACTTTGATGATGTAGAGGGTGGATATATCCCTGAAGATAAAAAAATAAAAATATTTGTTGAAGCATCAAGTAATGAAAAATGTGAAAGGTGTTGGATAAAATCTGAAACGGTGGGTAAGTTTGAAGACCACAAAACAATCTGCGAAAGGTGCTATCAGGCAATTTCTTAA
- the lspA gene encoding signal peptidase II has product MKKYLPVIFVLVLIDQISKFYIKHIFDLYETKEIIPGFFNLTFVLNPGAAFGFLAKLDDSYRQIFFVIITALAIFIVIYLMYKEIDHKLRAFAYTLILSGAIGNFIDRIYLGSVVDFLDFYIQNYHWPAFNVADSCITVGIFFLFIDILFKKKGDTDVNQA; this is encoded by the coding sequence ATGAAAAAATATCTTCCTGTAATTTTCGTCTTGGTTTTAATCGACCAAATATCAAAATTTTATATAAAACATATTTTTGATTTATATGAAACCAAAGAGATAATCCCTGGATTTTTCAATCTTACTTTTGTTTTAAACCCCGGAGCAGCTTTTGGCTTTTTAGCAAAATTAGATGACTCTTACAGACAAATATTCTTTGTTATAATAACGGCATTAGCAATATTTATAGTCATTTACCTTATGTATAAGGAGATTGACCATAAATTGAGAGCCTTTGCCTATACGCTTATTTTATCTGGTGCAATTGGAAACTTTATAGACAGGATTTATCTTGGCAGTGTTGTAGATTTTCTCGATTTTTATATACAAAATTATCATTGGCCTGCCTTTAATGTTGCCGACTCTTGCATAACTGTTGGAATATTTTTTCTATTTATAGATATACTTTTTAAGAAAAAGGGGGATACAGATGTTAACCAAGCCTAA
- the purH gene encoding bifunctional phosphoribosylaminoimidazolecarboxamide formyltransferase/IMP cyclohydrolase, whose translation MLTKPKRALISLSDKTGIVEFAKKLKSHGVEIVSTGGTAKLLKESGINIVEISEFTGFPEILDGRVKTLNPKVHAGILNIRDNENHQKTMQELNLQDIDMVVVNLYPFEKTIANKSVELDVAIENIDIGGPTMIRSAAKNFKFVTVIVDNNDFARVEKELEENNGITYDTRIDLARKAFTHTAVYDSIISSYFNKILNIKFPDEIAIAARKKQGMRYGENPHQEAAFYTQPNIKEPSVSTGKQLQGKELSFNNIIDINAAVEIVKEFKEPVVTIIKHTNPCGTAVGTDNLEAYLKALECDPVSAFGGIVGTNKSVEKELAEKLAEIFLEVVVAPKFSKEAVEILSSKKNLRLIEIENLDNFERDDELDIKKVTGGMLLADRDLHTFESIRDLKVPTKRKPTEDEYKALEFAWKIAKHVKSNAIVYATNDRTIGVGAGQMSRVDSSKIAADKARSPLQGCVMASDAFFPFRDSVDEAAGKGITAIIQPGGSIRDSEVIEACDEHNIAMVLTGIRHFKH comes from the coding sequence ATGTTAACCAAGCCTAAAAGAGCACTAATAAGTTTGTCTGACAAGACAGGAATTGTTGAGTTTGCAAAAAAACTTAAGTCTCACGGTGTAGAAATAGTGTCTACAGGTGGCACAGCAAAACTTTTAAAAGAAAGCGGAATTAATATCGTTGAAATATCAGAATTTACTGGATTTCCCGAAATTTTGGACGGCAGGGTAAAAACATTAAATCCTAAAGTGCATGCAGGGATTTTAAATATCAGGGATAATGAAAACCATCAAAAAACGATGCAAGAATTAAACTTACAAGACATAGATATGGTTGTGGTCAATCTCTACCCTTTTGAGAAAACTATCGCCAACAAGAGTGTTGAGCTTGATGTAGCAATAGAAAATATTGATATAGGCGGCCCTACAATGATTAGAAGTGCTGCCAAAAATTTCAAATTTGTAACGGTAATCGTTGACAATAATGATTTTGCAAGAGTTGAAAAAGAGCTGGAAGAAAATAATGGTATAACTTATGATACAAGAATTGATTTAGCAAGAAAGGCTTTTACCCACACTGCAGTGTATGATAGTATCATATCAAGCTACTTTAATAAAATATTAAACATTAAATTTCCTGATGAAATTGCCATTGCAGCAAGAAAAAAACAGGGGATGAGATACGGGGAAAACCCACATCAGGAAGCAGCTTTTTACACTCAGCCAAATATCAAAGAGCCAAGTGTTTCAACGGGAAAACAGTTACAAGGGAAAGAGTTATCTTTCAATAACATAATTGACATAAATGCTGCTGTAGAAATAGTTAAGGAGTTTAAGGAGCCTGTTGTAACAATCATAAAGCACACTAACCCTTGCGGAACAGCAGTGGGAACAGATAATCTTGAAGCATATCTAAAAGCTCTTGAATGTGACCCCGTAAGTGCATTTGGTGGCATTGTAGGGACAAATAAAAGTGTAGAAAAAGAATTAGCCGAAAAGTTGGCTGAAATATTTTTAGAAGTAGTTGTAGCGCCAAAATTTTCAAAAGAAGCCGTTGAAATTTTATCTTCTAAGAAAAATTTAAGACTCATAGAAATAGAAAATCTGGATAATTTTGAACGAGATGATGAACTTGACATTAAAAAGGTAACCGGAGGAATGCTTTTAGCTGACCGTGACTTACATACATTTGAAAGTATAAGAGATTTAAAAGTGCCAACCAAAAGAAAACCTACAGAAGATGAATATAAGGCTTTGGAATTTGCATGGAAAATTGCAAAACATGTCAAATCCAATGCAATAGTCTATGCTACAAATGATAGAACAATCGGAGTAGGTGCAGGTCAAATGAGCCGTGTGGATTCATCTAAGATAGCTGCAGATAAGGCAAGAAGTCCTCTACAAGGGTGTGTAATGGCAAGTGATGCATTTTTCCCGTTCAGAGACAGTGTTGATGAGGCAGCCGGCAAAGGAATCACCGCTATAATTCAACCCGGTGGCTCTATCAGAGATTCAGAGGTTATTGAGGCTTGTGATGAACACAATATAGCAATGGTACTTACCGGTATAAGGCATTTTAAACATTAA
- the purD gene encoding phosphoribosylamine--glycine ligase → MNILLIGSGGREHAIAWKLSQNENIKNIFCAPGNGGTAKENKCQNVDIKVTDFDRLIQFAKENDIYMTVVGPEDPLALGIVDRFESEGLKIFGPNKMAAKIEASKAFCKEIMVSANIPTAFYGEFTDFESAKKYVLEKGAPIVVKADGLAAGKGVTVAATVEEAIDALKEIFIDKIFGDAGNKVVIEEFLKGEEASFLAFTDGITVVPMVSSQDHKPVYDNDKGPNTGGMGAYSPAPVMTEKLYNFALNKIAYPLVEELKKRNIVYKGIIYAGLMIDGEDVKVLEFNCRFGDPETQPLLMRLESDLLEIFDACINQNLKEIKINWYSEPTVCVVMASGGYPKDYKKGYEITGIDSAEQLGNVKVFHAGTKLENEKVLTNGGRVLAVTARGKDLKSTIKLAYSAVEKINFKDMHFRKDIAQKALRRL, encoded by the coding sequence ATGAATATTTTACTCATAGGCTCTGGTGGTAGAGAGCATGCAATTGCATGGAAACTTTCACAAAATGAAAACATAAAAAATATCTTTTGTGCTCCCGGTAACGGCGGGACGGCAAAAGAAAATAAATGTCAAAATGTAGATATAAAAGTTACCGATTTTGACAGGCTAATACAGTTTGCAAAAGAAAATGATATTTACATGACAGTAGTTGGCCCTGAAGACCCTCTTGCCCTTGGAATAGTTGACAGGTTTGAATCAGAAGGGCTTAAAATATTTGGCCCCAACAAAATGGCAGCAAAAATTGAAGCGAGCAAAGCTTTTTGCAAAGAGATTATGGTATCGGCTAACATACCCACTGCCTTTTATGGAGAATTCACAGATTTTGAAAGTGCTAAAAAATATGTTTTGGAAAAAGGGGCGCCAATTGTAGTAAAAGCGGACGGACTTGCAGCGGGTAAAGGTGTTACTGTTGCTGCCACTGTTGAGGAAGCAATTGATGCTCTTAAAGAAATATTTATTGATAAGATATTCGGAGACGCAGGCAATAAAGTAGTAATAGAAGAATTTTTAAAAGGTGAAGAGGCTTCCTTTTTGGCTTTTACGGATGGTATAACTGTCGTACCAATGGTTTCAAGCCAAGACCACAAGCCTGTTTACGATAATGATAAAGGCCCAAATACCGGAGGTATGGGTGCATATTCCCCTGCCCCTGTAATGACTGAAAAGCTTTATAATTTTGCCCTAAACAAAATTGCATACCCTTTGGTAGAAGAACTAAAAAAGAGAAATATCGTTTACAAAGGGATTATATATGCAGGGCTTATGATTGATGGTGAAGACGTAAAGGTTTTAGAGTTTAACTGCAGATTCGGTGACCCTGAGACTCAACCTCTTTTGATGAGGCTTGAATCTGACCTTCTTGAAATATTTGATGCCTGTATAAATCAAAATTTAAAAGAGATAAAAATTAATTGGTACAGTGAGCCTACCGTTTGTGTGGTAATGGCTTCAGGAGGATACCCTAAAGATTATAAAAAGGGGTATGAAATTACAGGGATAGATTCAGCAGAGCAACTTGGTAATGTAAAAGTCTTTCATGCAGGCACTAAACTGGAAAATGAAAAGGTATTGACTAACGGAGGAAGGGTGTTGGCTGTTACTGCAAGAGGTAAAGATTTAAAAAGTACTATAAAACTTGCATATTCTGCTGTAGAAAAAATAAATTTTAAAGATATGCACTTTAGAAAAGATATAGCTCAAAAAGCCTTAAGGAGGTTATAA
- the purE gene encoding 5-(carboxyamino)imidazole ribonucleotide mutase, protein MAKVGIIMGSKSDLQIAENVIAVLEEFEIEYEVIVSSAHRTPERTSEWARNAEANGIEAIIAIAGAAAHLAGVVASESNLPIIAVPVAATSLAGFDALLSMVQMPGGIPVATMAIGNAGAKNAGIFACQILAVKYPHINERLKKYRQSIKDKVYKDNETVQEILKERKK, encoded by the coding sequence ATGGCAAAAGTCGGTATAATTATGGGAAGTAAATCAGATTTACAAATTGCAGAAAATGTAATTGCAGTATTGGAAGAGTTTGAAATTGAATACGAAGTTATAGTTTCAAGTGCTCACAGGACACCTGAGAGGACATCAGAATGGGCAAGAAATGCTGAAGCAAACGGAATAGAGGCAATCATTGCAATTGCAGGTGCTGCAGCACATTTGGCTGGCGTAGTTGCAAGCGAATCAAATCTTCCTATTATTGCCGTCCCTGTTGCTGCCACATCCCTTGCAGGATTTGATGCACTTTTATCAATGGTGCAAATGCCTGGCGGAATACCTGTAGCTACTATGGCAATTGGTAACGCAGGCGCAAAAAATGCTGGTATATTTGCCTGCCAAATATTAGCTGTCAAATATCCACACATAAATGAAAGATTAAAAAAATACAGACAATCTATAAAAGATAAGGTTTACAAAGATAATGAAACAGTGCAGGAAATCTTAAAAGAAAGGAAAAAATAG
- a CDS encoding L-threonylcarbamoyladenylate synthase, which yields MLILKSNKNNFINMFNQAHKENEPVIFPTDTIYGIGAFFDDEKANNKIFELKNRDFTKPFPILISDFSQLEMLKIPLTNSQKLILEKYWPGRFTFLLNTRLNYSYCVLEAKIAVRMVKDLPVYEMINHFNKPVTATSANLSGQPYNPSIKSIINSFAKKVKYFLTQNDGNDKPSTIIDLTTSPFNIIRNPLNISLDQI from the coding sequence TTGCTTATTCTAAAATCTAATAAAAATAACTTTATAAATATGTTCAATCAGGCTCATAAAGAAAATGAGCCTGTTATTTTTCCCACTGATACAATTTACGGTATTGGTGCTTTTTTTGATGATGAAAAGGCTAATAACAAAATTTTTGAATTAAAAAATAGAGATTTCACAAAACCTTTCCCTATTCTAATTTCTGATTTTTCTCAACTTGAAATGCTAAAAATACCTCTCACCAACTCACAAAAATTGATATTAGAAAAATATTGGCCGGGAAGATTTACCTTTTTACTTAACACCAGACTAAACTATAGCTATTGTGTTTTAGAGGCTAAAATTGCTGTAAGAATGGTAAAAGATTTACCTGTATATGAAATGATTAATCATTTTAATAAACCCGTCACTGCCACAAGTGCAAACCTTTCAGGCCAACCTTATAACCCTTCTATAAAATCTATTATCAATAGCTTTGCAAAAAAAGTAAAATATTTCCTCACGCAAAATGATGGTAATGATAAACCTTCAACTATTATTGACTTGACAACATCACCATTCAATATTATAAGAAACCCTCTCAACATTAGTTTAGATCAAATTTAA